In a genomic window of Pseudomonas mohnii:
- the galU gene encoding UTP--glucose-1-phosphate uridylyltransferase GalU, whose amino-acid sequence MIKKCLFPAAGYGTRFLPATKAMPKEMLPVVNKPLIQYGVEEALDAGLTEISIVTGRGKRALEDHFDISYELENQIKGTDKEKYLVGIRRLLDECSFSYTRQTEMKGLGHAILTGRPLIGDEPFAVVLADDLCVNLEGDGVLKQMVKLYKQYRCTIVAIMEVDPQETSKYGVIAGDLIGDDLYRVRNMVEKPKPEDAPSNLAIIGRYIMTPDIFSLIEQTDPGKGGEIQITDALMKQAQDGCVIAYKFKGKRFDCGGAEGYIDATNFCFENFYKTGKAY is encoded by the coding sequence ATGATCAAGAAATGCTTGTTCCCAGCAGCCGGTTACGGTACTCGCTTCCTGCCAGCGACTAAAGCCATGCCCAAAGAAATGCTGCCGGTGGTAAACAAGCCACTGATCCAGTACGGCGTCGAAGAAGCTCTGGATGCCGGTTTGACCGAGATTTCCATCGTTACCGGTCGTGGCAAGCGCGCTCTGGAAGACCACTTCGACATCAGCTACGAGTTGGAAAACCAGATCAAGGGCACCGACAAGGAAAAATACCTGGTCGGCATCCGCCGCCTGTTGGATGAGTGCTCGTTCTCCTACACGCGCCAGACGGAAATGAAAGGTCTGGGCCATGCCATCCTGACCGGTCGTCCGCTGATCGGCGACGAACCGTTCGCCGTGGTGCTGGCGGATGACTTGTGCGTCAACCTGGAAGGTGACGGCGTACTCAAGCAGATGGTCAAGCTGTACAAGCAGTATCGCTGCACCATCGTCGCGATCATGGAAGTCGACCCGCAAGAAACCAGCAAATACGGCGTGATTGCAGGCGACCTGATTGGTGACGATCTGTACCGCGTGCGTAATATGGTCGAGAAGCCAAAACCGGAAGATGCCCCGTCGAACCTGGCGATCATCGGTCGTTACATCATGACGCCGGACATCTTCAGCCTGATCGAACAAACCGATCCGGGCAAAGGTGGCGAGATCCAGATCACTGACGCCCTGATGAAGCAGGCGCAGGACGGTTGCGTGATTGCCTACAAGTTCAAGGGCAAGCGCTTCGACTGCGGTGGCGCTGAAGGCTACATTGACGCGACCAACTTCTGCTTCGAGAACTTCTACAAGACTGGCAAGGCTTACTGA
- the gorA gene encoding glutathione-disulfide reductase, which produces MAYDFDLYVIGAGSGGVRAARFAAGFGAKVAVAESRYLGGTCVNVGCVPKKLLVYGAHFAEDFEQASGFGWSLDEAQFDWATLIANKDREINRLNGIYHNLLVNSGVTLHEGHARIVDPHTVEINGERHSAKHILIATGGWPQIPEVPGHEHAISSNQAFFLNELPKRVLVVGGGYIAVEFAGIFHGLGAKTTLLYRGELFLRGFDGSVRKHLQEELTKRGMDLQFNADIERIEKQADGSLKVTLKDGRHLEADCVFYATGRRPMLDNLGLENTGVKLDKKGFVEVDEQYQTAEPSILALGDVIGRVQLTPVALAEGMAVARRLFKPEQYRPVDYKMIPTAVFSLPNIGTVGLTEEEARDAGHDVVIFESRFRPMKLTLTECQERTLMKLVVDAKTDKVLGCHMVGPEAGEIVQGLAIALKAGATKQHFDETIGVHPTAAEEFVTMRTPVAG; this is translated from the coding sequence ATGGCCTACGATTTTGATCTTTATGTGATTGGCGCCGGCTCTGGCGGTGTGCGGGCTGCCCGATTTGCAGCCGGTTTCGGCGCGAAAGTGGCCGTGGCCGAGAGTCGCTACCTGGGTGGTACTTGTGTCAACGTCGGCTGCGTGCCGAAAAAACTGCTGGTCTACGGCGCGCACTTCGCCGAAGACTTCGAACAGGCTTCGGGTTTTGGCTGGAGCCTGGATGAAGCGCAGTTCGATTGGGCGACGCTGATCGCCAACAAGGACCGCGAGATCAATCGCCTGAACGGCATATACCACAACCTGCTGGTCAACAGTGGCGTGACCCTGCACGAAGGTCACGCCAGGATCGTCGACCCGCACACAGTCGAGATCAATGGCGAGCGCCACAGCGCCAAGCACATCCTGATCGCCACCGGCGGCTGGCCGCAGATTCCGGAGGTTCCGGGGCATGAGCACGCAATCAGCTCCAACCAGGCGTTTTTCCTCAACGAGCTGCCCAAACGTGTGCTGGTGGTTGGCGGTGGCTACATCGCCGTCGAGTTCGCGGGGATCTTCCACGGTCTGGGCGCGAAAACCACGTTGCTGTATCGCGGCGAACTGTTCCTGCGCGGTTTCGACGGTTCGGTGCGCAAGCATTTGCAGGAGGAGCTGACCAAGCGCGGCATGGATCTGCAATTCAATGCCGACATCGAGCGCATCGAAAAACAGGCCGACGGCAGCCTGAAGGTGACGCTCAAGGACGGCCGGCACCTGGAGGCTGACTGTGTGTTCTACGCCACCGGCCGGCGTCCGATGCTGGATAACCTGGGGCTGGAAAACACCGGGGTGAAACTCGACAAGAAAGGTTTCGTGGAGGTGGATGAGCAGTACCAGACCGCTGAACCGTCGATTCTGGCGCTCGGTGATGTGATCGGTCGCGTCCAGCTGACACCCGTGGCACTGGCCGAGGGCATGGCGGTGGCCCGTCGCCTGTTCAAGCCTGAGCAGTACCGTCCGGTGGATTACAAAATGATCCCGACGGCGGTGTTCAGCTTGCCGAACATTGGCACCGTCGGTTTGACCGAAGAAGAAGCGCGCGACGCGGGGCACGATGTGGTGATCTTCGAAAGCCGTTTCCGGCCGATGAAGCTGACCCTGACCGAATGCCAGGAGCGCACGCTGATGAAACTGGTGGTGGATGCCAAGACCGACAAGGTGCTGGGCTGCCACATGGTCGGTCCGGAGGCGGGTGAGATCGTCCAGGGCCTGGCGATTGCCTTGAAGGCTGGCGCCACCAAGCAACACTTCGACGAGACCATCGGCGTGCACCCGACGGCCGCCGAAGAGTTCGTCACCATGCGCACGCCGGTTGCCGGCTAA
- a CDS encoding NAD(P)H-dependent flavin oxidoreductase: MSPWPDTRILDLFGIELPVIQAPMAGATQSSMVIAASNAGGLGSMPAAMLSIEQLRAELTTIRQHSSRPFNVNFFCHQPPAADEQRARDWKNLLEPYYRELGVDFDAPTPVSNRAPFDVAACEVIEAFRPEVVSFHFGLPEKSLLDRVKATGAKVVSSATTVEEAIWLEHHGCDAIIAMGYEAGGHRGMFLSDDLSSQVGIFALVPQVVDAVQVPVIAAGGIADARGVAAAFMLGASAVQVGTAYLFTSEAKVSASHHQALRTARESETAVTNIFTGRPARGILNRVMRELGPMSDKAPAFPLAGGALMPLRAKDEADFSNLWAGQAFPLGVEMTTAALTRRLAEEGLAKLLGR, encoded by the coding sequence ATGAGCCCATGGCCAGACACCCGTATTCTTGATCTGTTCGGGATCGAGCTGCCCGTTATTCAAGCCCCCATGGCCGGTGCCACCCAGTCATCCATGGTGATTGCGGCAAGCAATGCCGGCGGCCTGGGCTCGATGCCCGCCGCCATGCTGAGCATCGAGCAATTACGCGCCGAGTTGACGACCATTCGTCAACACAGCTCACGCCCGTTCAACGTCAACTTCTTCTGTCACCAGCCGCCGGCTGCCGATGAGCAACGCGCGCGTGACTGGAAAAACCTGCTGGAACCCTATTACCGGGAGTTGGGCGTCGACTTTGATGCGCCGACGCCGGTGTCCAACCGCGCGCCCTTCGATGTCGCGGCCTGTGAGGTGATCGAAGCGTTTCGCCCCGAAGTGGTCAGTTTTCACTTTGGCCTGCCGGAAAAATCCTTGCTGGATCGGGTAAAAGCCACCGGGGCAAAGGTGGTGTCTTCGGCCACCACCGTCGAAGAGGCCATCTGGCTTGAACACCATGGCTGCGACGCGATCATCGCCATGGGTTACGAGGCAGGAGGACATCGCGGAATGTTTCTCAGTGATGACCTGAGCAGCCAGGTCGGGATCTTTGCCCTGGTGCCGCAAGTCGTCGATGCGGTGCAAGTACCCGTGATTGCCGCTGGCGGCATTGCCGACGCGCGAGGTGTCGCGGCAGCCTTCATGTTGGGCGCTTCGGCGGTGCAAGTGGGTACAGCCTATCTGTTTACGTCGGAAGCCAAGGTCAGTGCGTCTCATCACCAGGCGTTGCGTACGGCCCGGGAGAGCGAGACCGCCGTCACCAACATTTTCACCGGGCGCCCGGCGCGCGGCATCCTCAATCGGGTCATGCGTGAACTGGGGCCGATGAGCGACAAGGCACCGGCCTTTCCCCTCGCTGGCGGCGCGTTGATGCCTTTGCGGGCGAAGGACGAAGCGGATTTCAGCAATCTCTGGGCCGGACAGGCATTCCCTTTGGGTGTGGAAATGACCACGGCAGCGTTGACCCGGCGACTTGCTGAAGAAGGGTTGGCGAAATTGCTTGGGCGCTGA
- the modB gene encoding molybdate ABC transporter permease subunit — MTLSSADFSAIWLTLKLASLTTVILLVIGTPIALWLSRTQSWLRGPVGAIVALPLVLPPTVIGFYLLLALGPNGFVGHFTQSLGLGTLTFSFAGLVIGSVLYSMPFVVQPLQNAFSAIGTRPLEVAATLRANPWDSFFSVTLPLARPGFITAAILGFAHTVGEFGVVLMIGGNIPDKTRVVSVQIYDHVEAMEYAQAHWLAGAMLVFSFAVLLALYSSRKTKAGWS, encoded by the coding sequence ATGACGCTATCGAGTGCCGATTTTTCCGCCATCTGGCTGACCCTGAAACTGGCGTCCCTGACGACCGTCATCCTGCTGGTGATCGGCACTCCGATAGCGTTGTGGCTCTCGCGCACCCAATCCTGGCTGCGCGGCCCGGTCGGGGCGATCGTCGCCCTGCCCCTGGTGCTGCCGCCCACGGTGATCGGTTTTTATCTGTTGCTGGCGCTGGGCCCGAACGGCTTTGTCGGCCACTTCACCCAATCGCTGGGGCTGGGCACTCTGACCTTCAGTTTCGCAGGGTTGGTCATCGGCTCGGTGCTGTACTCGATGCCGTTTGTGGTCCAGCCCCTGCAAAACGCTTTTTCCGCCATCGGCACCCGCCCGCTGGAGGTGGCCGCGACCCTGCGCGCCAATCCCTGGGACAGTTTTTTCAGCGTAACCCTGCCGCTGGCCCGTCCCGGCTTCATCACCGCCGCCATCCTCGGCTTCGCCCACACGGTCGGCGAATTCGGCGTGGTGCTGATGATCGGCGGCAACATTCCCGATAAAACCCGAGTGGTCTCGGTGCAGATCTACGACCACGTCGAAGCCATGGAATACGCCCAGGCCCATTGGCTGGCCGGGGCCATGCTGGTGTTCTCCTTTGCGGTGTTGCTGGCGCTGTACTCCAGCCGTAAAACCAAAGCCGGCTGGAGCTGA
- the alkB gene encoding DNA oxidative demethylase AlkB, whose protein sequence is MNPTTLDLFADAEPVQQPRREQIGEQSYVLRGFALPWLERLLPALEAVLAAAPFRQMITPGGFTMSVALSSCGALGWTTDRSGYRYTHHDPQTGQPWPDMPEIFLQLAQAAAQEAGFSEFLPDSCLINRYLPGAKMSLHQDKNECTYAAPIVSVSLGLPAMFLFGGFERGDKSQRVPLLHGDIVVWGGVDRLRYHGVLPIKEGQHSLLGEQRINFTFRTAG, encoded by the coding sequence ATGAACCCGACCACCCTTGATCTGTTCGCCGACGCGGAACCCGTGCAGCAACCCCGGCGCGAGCAGATCGGCGAACAGTCATACGTATTGAGAGGCTTTGCCCTGCCCTGGCTGGAACGTTTGCTGCCGGCACTCGAGGCTGTGCTGGCTGCGGCACCGTTTCGGCAGATGATCACGCCGGGCGGGTTTACCATGTCGGTCGCCCTGAGCAGTTGTGGCGCCTTGGGCTGGACCACTGACCGCAGCGGTTATCGCTACACGCACCACGATCCGCAGACAGGCCAGCCGTGGCCGGACATGCCGGAGATTTTCTTGCAGTTGGCCCAGGCCGCCGCGCAAGAGGCTGGTTTCAGCGAGTTTCTCCCCGACTCCTGCCTGATCAACCGATACCTCCCGGGGGCGAAAATGTCTTTGCATCAGGACAAAAACGAATGCACCTACGCCGCGCCGATCGTCTCGGTATCGCTCGGCTTGCCGGCGATGTTCCTGTTCGGTGGTTTTGAACGCGGCGATAAAAGCCAGCGTGTCCCGCTGCTGCACGGCGACATCGTGGTCTGGGGCGGCGTCGATCGCTTGCGCTATCACGGTGTCCTGCCCATCAAGGAAGGCCAGCATTCACTGCTGGGTGAACAGAGGATCAACTTCACCTTCCGCACGGCGGGATGA
- a CDS encoding DUF1883 domain-containing protein produces the protein MKFIHQREHLNEDDIVVIQCSQMCNIRLMNDANFRSFKNGGRHTYHGGAFDTFPARITAPSTGFWNITIDTVNRRAISVTRKPTLTHSIKIIRRTSSKLS, from the coding sequence ATGAAATTTATACACCAGCGCGAGCACCTCAACGAAGACGACATCGTCGTCATCCAATGCTCCCAAATGTGCAACATCCGCTTGATGAACGACGCCAACTTCCGCAGCTTCAAGAATGGCGGCCGTCATACCTACCACGGTGGCGCGTTCGACACCTTTCCGGCCCGCATCACCGCGCCGAGCACCGGTTTCTGGAACATCACCATCGACACGGTCAACCGCCGGGCGATCAGCGTGACCCGTAAACCGACCCTGACTCATTCAATCAAAATCATCCGCCGCACCAGCTCGAAATTGAGCTGA
- a CDS encoding DNA-binding protein has translation MARGGVNKAVVQAARLAILARGENPSIDAVRIEMGNTGSKTTIHRYLKELGEGTQPDDTEAPEPIDDELLALVSRLAQRLKEQAQEPIDQAREQFEQQRKDLETRLHEAEQANTQLQQHYELQSLALAQESEALHSTRSMLQSEQTRNAGLNQALADFELRLQDKDEQIRSLEEKHLHARDALEHYRNAVKEQREQEHSRHESQVQQLQMELRQAQQSAMVRQDEITQLHRDNERLLTENRGTLRELSSLQEQLKQSNSRQDQLLEQANRVDGERTLLQERLRVALLESQSLKQNVDEQLQINKSLEIELIKAQAELEESERLAAAVATAPDTAQDD, from the coding sequence ATGGCCCGTGGCGGCGTTAACAAAGCAGTGGTTCAAGCCGCGCGTCTGGCGATCCTCGCCCGTGGCGAAAACCCGAGCATCGATGCAGTACGGATCGAGATGGGCAATACGGGCTCCAAGACCACGATCCATCGCTATCTGAAAGAACTGGGGGAAGGCACTCAACCTGATGACACGGAAGCGCCGGAGCCTATCGACGATGAGTTGCTGGCCCTGGTGTCACGACTGGCGCAACGCCTGAAGGAACAGGCACAAGAACCCATCGACCAGGCCCGCGAGCAGTTCGAACAGCAACGCAAGGACCTGGAAACCCGGCTGCACGAGGCCGAGCAGGCCAATACGCAATTGCAGCAGCACTACGAACTCCAAAGCCTGGCACTGGCCCAGGAATCCGAGGCCCTGCACAGCACCCGCTCCATGCTGCAGTCCGAACAAACCCGCAATGCCGGACTGAACCAGGCACTGGCGGATTTCGAATTGCGCTTGCAAGACAAGGACGAGCAGATCCGCTCGCTGGAAGAGAAACACCTGCATGCCCGCGACGCGCTGGAGCATTACCGCAACGCCGTTAAAGAGCAGCGCGAGCAGGAGCACAGCCGCCATGAAAGCCAGGTGCAGCAGTTGCAGATGGAATTGCGCCAGGCTCAGCAGAGCGCCATGGTGCGCCAGGATGAAATCACCCAGTTGCACCGCGACAACGAGCGCCTGCTGACCGAAAACCGGGGAACCCTGCGCGAGCTGAGTTCGCTGCAAGAGCAGCTCAAGCAGAGCAACAGTCGCCAGGATCAGTTACTGGAACAAGCCAATCGCGTTGACGGCGAACGCACCCTCCTCCAGGAACGCTTGCGCGTCGCCCTGCTGGAAAGTCAGTCGCTGAAACAGAACGTCGATGAACAGCTGCAGATCAACAAGTCGCTGGAAATCGAATTGATCAAGGCACAGGCAGAACTGGAAGAAAGCGAGCGTCTGGCGGCTGCCGTTGCGACAGCGCCAGACACCGCCCAGGACGATTAG
- a CDS encoding MDR family oxidoreductase → MFQGILIEKDDSGYRATLQQIHDDQLPEGDVTVRVAYSTLNFKDGLAITGSSPVVRKFPMVPGIDLAGTVEVSGHPDYKVGDNVLLNGWGVGEGHWGGLAQKARLNGDWLIPLPKAFTAAQAMAIGTAGYTAMLCILALEHNGVTPEQGEILVTGANGGVGSFAIALLSKLGYRVVASTGRTSEHDYLKQLGASEIIDRATLSEPGKPLAKERWAAVIDSVGSHTLANACASTKANGTVAACGLAQGMDFPASVAPFILRGVTLAGINSVTQPKAKRVEAWNRLARDLDFDLLPLISHEIGLSEAIEAAPRLLAGQLRGRVVVDVNR, encoded by the coding sequence ATGTTCCAAGGTATTTTGATCGAGAAAGACGACAGCGGTTACCGGGCCACACTGCAGCAGATCCATGACGACCAATTGCCCGAGGGCGATGTGACTGTACGTGTCGCCTACAGCACGCTGAATTTCAAGGACGGCCTGGCGATCACCGGTAGTAGCCCGGTGGTGCGAAAATTCCCGATGGTGCCAGGGATCGATCTGGCGGGCACTGTCGAAGTCAGCGGGCATCCGGACTACAAGGTGGGTGACAACGTCCTGCTCAATGGCTGGGGGGTTGGTGAGGGGCATTGGGGCGGCCTGGCGCAGAAGGCACGCCTGAATGGCGACTGGCTGATTCCGCTGCCCAAGGCGTTTACCGCCGCCCAGGCGATGGCCATCGGCACGGCGGGCTACACGGCCATGCTGTGCATCCTCGCGCTGGAGCATAACGGCGTGACGCCCGAGCAAGGCGAAATCCTGGTGACGGGCGCTAATGGCGGCGTAGGCAGTTTCGCTATCGCGCTATTGAGCAAACTGGGTTATCGCGTGGTGGCGTCCACCGGCCGTACTTCGGAACACGACTACCTCAAGCAACTGGGGGCCAGCGAAATCATCGACCGCGCCACGCTGTCCGAGCCGGGCAAGCCCCTGGCGAAGGAGCGCTGGGCCGCGGTCATCGATTCGGTCGGCAGTCACACCCTGGCCAATGCCTGCGCGAGCACCAAGGCCAACGGTACGGTCGCTGCCTGCGGTCTGGCCCAGGGCATGGACTTCCCGGCCTCTGTCGCGCCGTTCATCTTGCGTGGCGTGACCCTGGCGGGCATCAACAGCGTGACGCAACCCAAAGCCAAGCGGGTCGAGGCGTGGAATCGTCTGGCCCGGGATCTGGACTTTGACCTGTTGCCACTGATCAGCCACGAAATCGGGTTGAGCGAAGCGATTGAAGCGGCGCCACGCTTGCTCGCCGGCCAACTGCGGGGCAGGGTTGTCGTCGACGTCAATCGCTGA
- a CDS encoding site-specific integrase: MSELDRYLQAATRDNTRRSYRAAIEHFEVSWGGFLPATGDSVARYLVAHAGVLSINTLKLRLSALAQWHNSQGFADPTKAPVVRKVFKGIRALHPAQEKQAEPLQLQHLEQVIGWLEQEAIAARAEGDRPGLLRARRDTALILLGFWRGFRSDELCRLQVEHVQASAGSGISLYLPRSKSDRENLGKTYQTPALQRLCPVQAYIDWIGEAALVRGPVFRGIDRWGHLSEEGLHPNSVIPLLRQALGRASIAAEHYTSHSLRRGFASWAHQSGWDLKSLMSYVGWKDMKSAMRYIEASPFLGMARLAEKSLGP; the protein is encoded by the coding sequence ATGAGTGAACTGGATCGTTACCTGCAAGCGGCGACGCGCGACAACACTCGCCGTAGCTATCGCGCCGCCATTGAACACTTCGAAGTCAGTTGGGGCGGGTTCCTGCCGGCAACGGGCGACAGCGTGGCGCGCTATCTGGTGGCGCATGCCGGCGTGTTGTCGATCAATACCCTCAAGTTGCGGTTGTCGGCGCTGGCCCAGTGGCACAACAGTCAGGGGTTCGCCGACCCGACCAAGGCGCCTGTGGTGCGCAAGGTGTTCAAGGGGATTCGTGCGCTGCATCCGGCCCAGGAGAAACAGGCCGAGCCCCTGCAACTGCAGCACCTTGAGCAAGTCATCGGCTGGCTGGAGCAAGAAGCGATAGCGGCCAGGGCTGAGGGTGATCGTCCGGGGTTGCTCCGCGCCCGGCGCGACACCGCGTTGATTTTGCTCGGCTTCTGGCGTGGCTTCCGTAGCGATGAGTTGTGTCGCCTGCAGGTCGAGCACGTACAGGCCAGTGCCGGTTCGGGCATCAGCCTGTACCTGCCGCGCAGCAAGAGTGACCGCGAGAACCTTGGCAAGACGTACCAGACACCCGCGCTGCAGCGTTTATGTCCGGTGCAGGCCTACATCGACTGGATCGGTGAAGCGGCATTGGTCCGTGGTCCGGTGTTTCGCGGCATCGATCGCTGGGGGCATTTGAGCGAGGAGGGCCTGCACCCAAACAGTGTCATTCCTCTGCTGCGCCAGGCATTGGGGCGTGCGAGCATTGCGGCCGAGCACTACACCAGTCACTCGTTGCGCCGCGGCTTTGCCTCGTGGGCGCATCAGAGTGGTTGGGACTTGAAGTCGTTGATGAGCTATGTGGGTTGGAAGGACATGAAGTCTGCCATGCGCTACATCGAAGCCAGTCCGTTCCTGGGCATGGCCCGCCTCGCGGAAAAGTCGTTGGGCCCGTAA
- the ada gene encoding bifunctional DNA-binding transcriptional regulator/O6-methylguanine-DNA methyltransferase Ada, whose translation MTSHTTKNTAEHDPRWAAVVARDPHADGQFVYAVKTTGIYCNPSSLARLPKPQNVEFFDTAEQAQAAGYRPSKRVAKDQSAVAAQHAATVAAACRQIESAETLPALNELAETAGLSSFHFHRVFKAVTGLTPRGYAAAHRSRRVRECLTDGGSVTDALYDAGFNSNSRFYETADQVLGMKPADYRAAGQNNDIWFAVGQCSLGAILVAQSERGVCAILLGDDPQQLVRDLQDKFRRANLIGADQDFEQLIARVVGFIEAPALGLDLPLDVRGTAFQERVWQALRDIPVGSTASYADIARQIGAPKAVRAVAQACGANSLAVAIPCHRVVRSDGNLSGYRWGVERKRQLLEREAQ comes from the coding sequence ATGACAAGCCATACGACAAAAAACACCGCTGAACACGACCCCCGCTGGGCCGCCGTCGTCGCTCGCGACCCGCACGCCGATGGGCAATTTGTCTATGCCGTGAAAACCACCGGCATCTACTGCAATCCCAGTAGCCTGGCGCGCTTGCCGAAACCGCAGAATGTCGAGTTCTTCGACACGGCCGAACAGGCACAAGCAGCAGGTTATCGTCCGAGCAAACGCGTGGCGAAGGATCAAAGCGCCGTGGCCGCGCAGCATGCCGCCACCGTGGCCGCTGCTTGCCGGCAGATCGAAAGCGCGGAAACGCTCCCGGCCTTGAACGAACTGGCCGAAACAGCGGGACTGAGCAGTTTTCACTTTCATCGTGTGTTCAAGGCTGTCACCGGCCTGACGCCCAGGGGTTACGCCGCTGCCCATCGTTCCCGCAGGGTTCGGGAGTGTTTGACGGATGGCGGTTCGGTAACCGACGCGCTGTACGACGCCGGCTTCAACTCCAACAGCCGTTTTTATGAAACGGCGGATCAAGTTCTGGGCATGAAACCTGCGGATTATCGCGCGGCCGGCCAGAACAACGACATTTGGTTTGCCGTCGGCCAATGTTCCCTGGGCGCGATTCTGGTGGCGCAGAGTGAACGCGGGGTTTGCGCCATTCTGCTGGGGGACGATCCGCAGCAGCTGGTGCGCGATCTGCAGGACAAGTTCCGGCGCGCCAATCTGATCGGTGCCGATCAAGACTTCGAGCAATTGATCGCCAGGGTTGTGGGTTTCATCGAGGCCCCGGCGCTGGGCCTGGACTTGCCTCTGGACGTGCGTGGCACGGCGTTTCAGGAGCGGGTCTGGCAAGCCCTGCGGGACATTCCCGTCGGCAGCACGGCCAGCTACGCCGATATCGCCCGGCAAATCGGCGCGCCAAAAGCCGTTCGCGCGGTGGCTCAAGCCTGTGGCGCGAACAGCCTGGCGGTAGCGATTCCCTGCCACCGCGTGGTGCGCAGCGATGGCAATCTGTCGGGGTATCGCTGGGGCGTGGAACGCAAGCGGCAGTTGCTGGAACGGGAAGCGCAGTAA
- the modA gene encoding molybdate ABC transporter substrate-binding protein produces the protein MSLSASRFAPACLTSLLAVFAFGTAQAGEVQVAVAANFTAPIQAIAAGFEKDTGHTLVTAFGATGQFYTQIKNGAPFEVFLSADDTTPKKLEDEGDTVKGSRFTYAVGTLALWSAKEGYVDAQGKVLSDNQYQHLSIANPKTAPYGLAATQVLAREGLTDNVKAKIVEGQNITQAYQFVSTGNAELGFVALSQIYKDGKITSGSAWIVPANLHDPIKQDAVILNKGKDNPAAKALVDYLKGPKAAAIIKSYGYQL, from the coding sequence ATGTCCCTTAGCGCCTCACGTTTCGCCCCTGCTTGCCTGACCAGCCTTCTCGCGGTGTTCGCCTTTGGCACCGCCCAGGCGGGCGAAGTCCAGGTGGCGGTCGCTGCCAACTTCACCGCGCCGATCCAGGCCATCGCGGCGGGCTTCGAAAAAGACACCGGTCACACGCTGGTGACCGCCTTCGGCGCGACGGGTCAGTTCTACACCCAGATCAAGAATGGCGCGCCGTTCGAAGTGTTCCTCTCGGCGGACGACACCACCCCGAAAAAACTCGAAGACGAAGGCGACACGGTCAAGGGCTCGCGCTTTACCTACGCCGTCGGCACCCTGGCTTTGTGGTCGGCCAAGGAAGGCTACGTCGATGCCCAGGGCAAGGTCCTGAGCGACAATCAGTACCAGCATCTGTCCATTGCCAATCCAAAAACCGCACCCTACGGCCTGGCGGCCACCCAAGTACTGGCCAGGGAAGGTCTGACCGACAACGTGAAGGCCAAGATCGTTGAAGGCCAGAACATCACCCAGGCCTATCAGTTTGTCTCCACGGGCAATGCCGAGTTGGGTTTTGTCGCGCTGTCGCAGATTTACAAGGACGGTAAAATCACCAGCGGTTCGGCCTGGATCGTTCCGGCCAACCTGCATGACCCGATCAAACAAGACGCGGTTATCCTCAATAAAGGCAAGGACAATCCGGCTGCCAAGGCACTGGTTGACTACCTTAAAGGGCCGAAAGCCGCCGCCATCATCAAGTCCTACGGTTACCAACTCTAA